The DNA window GAGCAATCAAAACGAAGAAACTAAATCCCCATTACATTGGACCATTTGAAATTTGGAAAAGGATTGGGTCGGTAGCCTATAGGATTGCCTTACTGCCgcatctttcgaacctgcacaACGTGTTTAACGTATTGCAGCTACAGAAGTATACTCCCGATGCAAGTCATGTTCTGGAACTGGAATTGGTTCAAGTAAGAGAAGATCTGACGTTTCCAATAGTCTCGGTTAGGATTGACGACCCCAACATCAAACGATTGCTCGGAAATGAAGTATCATTGGTGAAAGTTGTTTGGATTCGGGCTAGTATCGAAAAACATACTTGGGAACTCGAATTGGCTATGCGGAACGACTACCCACACATCTTTTTAGGTaactaaatttgaattttagggCAAAATTCTTAATTAGGTGAGTAGGATGTAAACTTCGTAAAATTAGcgaataattaatcaataaattaatttttaataaaagaaaatagaaatatgaatttgatAGTTTAATAagatagagctaattaaaacaagaattttgacactaattttaaaaaatttagtccaaaattaaatcaaactgaCCAAACCAGATCTAGTATgaaagaagttataaaaaataaaagagaatttaaaaataaaaaaaaaattcatttaattatgatttgtatttttctcttccaCTAAAATGTACaaatatttatactaaattaCTGCTTTAGTTGCTATAATATTTACATGTATATTTAatcttaataattttattatatatttaattaaaataatttaactatgCTTTAGTTTCTAtaataattacatatatattaaattttaataattttattgtatatttaattaaaataatttaactataATTTAATTTCAGTTGAACTAATGACTCATTAAACCGGTCGGTGACCGATTTGGTTCTTGTACCCTGCTTTCAATAGCCGAATCCTTACGTCAATTTTTTCAATCTTTTACCAGAAATATATATCACAAATGAATGGGATCTCCACCATGCTTCAAAAgtcaagtaataataatcaattataattattggatttttGCAGAGTCCGTCGTCATCATTGTCCATAGAAGTCTTATTATCACGACAAAAGAACTTCGCCAAAGAATGATGTGAATCTGTATGTTCATCAATCATCAtgattattttcttgttttacacATGGCGGAGAAGGGAGAACTGTGCAAGCCCTAAGAACTCTGCTTGTTAACAAAAGATTGCTGCTGcgtaaaacaaataaattgtAGCAATTTATTCAcatgtgtttctttttttttttaaataagagtGAGACTCGAATCCACAACTTAATACAagagattatattatttaaattatagttcATTAATTTTAcatgtattttttgtttaaaaaattaatttattttaaatcaataattagtcaaaaaatattcatatgtaacatttaaactaacaattaatagaagagaaaaaaggaaattgactactaaatattaa is part of the Arachis duranensis cultivar V14167 chromosome 1, aradu.V14167.gnm2.J7QH, whole genome shotgun sequence genome and encodes:
- the LOC107484589 gene encoding uncharacterized protein LOC107484589, encoding MPLVEFAYNNSYHASIKMAPYEALYRRKCQSPLCWYEASEKSLLGLEMIAETTEQIKKIRSQMLVAQSRQKSYADQRRKPLEFKEIEHVFLNITPTTGMGRAIKTKKLNPHYIGPFEIWKRIGSVAYRIALLPHLSNLHNVFNVLQLQKYTPDASHVLELELVQVREDLTFPIVSVRIDDPNIKRLLGNEVSLVKVVWIRASIEKHTWELELAMRNDYPHIFLGN